A section of the Methanosarcina mazei S-6 genome encodes:
- a CDS encoding PrsW family intramembrane metalloprotease — protein MTGNPNLFPSLVMVGNFTVPVAYVAFLYERKNFSRLKMPIVSLAFLYGGLVGIIATSFIGPLFITQFNPGDILAVGLVEEFAKILGVVVIARRRRHVSEMDGLILGAAVGMGFAALESTGYAFTAFLMSNGSISAVLEVTLFRGLLAPLGHGTWTAILASVLFRESKDCCFRVNLRVIGAYLLVSILHAMWNGLSLVLAPFTGLGLGAIITWALVGFIGLYVLWRRWREAVRLKPVLLPERENV, from the coding sequence ATGACGGGCAATCCAAACCTGTTTCCCAGTCTGGTTATGGTAGGCAATTTTACAGTCCCGGTTGCATACGTGGCATTCTTATATGAGCGCAAGAATTTCAGCCGCCTGAAAATGCCAATAGTCTCCCTGGCTTTTCTATATGGGGGGCTGGTAGGTATCATCGCTACTTCTTTTATAGGGCCATTATTTATTACCCAGTTTAATCCTGGGGACATTTTAGCAGTGGGACTCGTTGAGGAATTCGCCAAAATCCTGGGTGTGGTGGTGATAGCACGCCGCAGGCGGCATGTCTCGGAAATGGACGGGCTTATTCTGGGCGCGGCAGTAGGAATGGGGTTTGCTGCGCTGGAAAGCACCGGTTATGCCTTTACCGCCTTCCTGATGAGTAACGGAAGCATTTCGGCAGTACTGGAAGTAACGCTGTTCCGCGGCCTTCTTGCCCCATTGGGACACGGGACCTGGACAGCTATTTTAGCCAGTGTGCTGTTCCGTGAAAGCAAGGACTGCTGCTTCCGGGTTAACCTGCGAGTAATTGGTGCATACCTGCTCGTTTCCATTCTTCACGCAATGTGGAACGGTTTGTCCCTGGTTCTCGCCCCCTTTACTGGTCTGGGATTGGGTGCGATCATTACCTGGGCTTTAGTTGGTTTCATCGGACTGTATGTGCTCTGGCGGCGCTGGAGAGAAGCAGTCAGGTTAAAGCCTGTTTTGCTGCCGGAAAGAGAGAATGTATAA
- a CDS encoding PAS domain-containing sensor histidine kinase gives MITSESVAVDELEIRLKKQTTELKKFDKGISAEISESTQPEEDFLNSEEKFRILAENSPDIIVRFDIQSRQLYFRQAAVDIYSYSQEEIKGKTHNELGSDPEKAKFWKEHNEKVFSTGKTETMEFDCILPQRKKYYFNTLIVPEFVNDEVASVLTISRNVTDVKKTESTLKETLDNLEEMIKKRTEEIEKAYRSLKESEKCLAEAQKIAHLGSWNWNIVSNELYWSDEIYRIFGLSPQEFGATYDAFLSYVHPEDRDCVNNAVKGALEGKPYSIDHRIILKGGEERIVHEQGEVIFENGNVPVRMAGIVQDITERKKIEKALGMANAYNRSLIEVSLDPLVTIGPDGKITDVNRATEIVTGYFRSELIGTDFSDYFTEPEKAKEGYQYVFQKGLVRDYQLEIRHKHGHITPVLYNASIYRDENGRVTGVFAAARDITELKKAEEKIKALANAVESSNDAIITGTLDGTITSWNKGAEQIYGYLAEEVMGKNVSILEPDNLKGEIKQLFDKIKQGKKVKRYETLRLKKDGIAVNVSVTLSPIFDVSGNPVAFSGIARDITEKKITENLLHEKQMAEFANRTKSEFLANMSHELRTPLNSIIGFSDMLYEQAYGELNQKQLRAISNISNSGKHLLNLINGILDLSKIEANKMELDYKEFELASSLDLIRNILSPIADKKNIEIETGVDSSISKICADEDRFIRIMFNLVDNAIKFSFENSLVKIGTRKKGELVEITVEDTGIGIKTEDQNKLFKPFSQVNSFSSKKFQGTGLGLSLVKQIVNLHGGYVWFKSEQGKGSTFAFAIPITKG, from the coding sequence ATGATTACTTCTGAAAGCGTAGCTGTCGACGAGCTGGAAATTCGATTGAAAAAACAAACTACCGAACTGAAAAAATTTGATAAAGGTATAAGTGCCGAAATTTCGGAAAGCACACAACCCGAAGAAGATTTTCTCAACTCGGAAGAAAAATTCCGGATATTGGCCGAAAATTCTCCTGATATAATTGTCCGCTTTGACATACAGAGCCGCCAGTTATACTTCAGACAGGCAGCTGTGGATATCTATAGCTATTCTCAGGAAGAAATTAAAGGAAAGACCCATAATGAACTGGGATCTGACCCTGAGAAAGCAAAATTCTGGAAAGAACATAATGAAAAAGTTTTTTCTACAGGAAAAACCGAAACCATGGAATTCGACTGTATATTACCTCAAAGAAAAAAATACTATTTTAATACACTGATAGTACCTGAGTTTGTTAACGACGAAGTTGCCTCTGTTCTCACCATTTCCCGTAATGTTACGGACGTAAAAAAAACAGAATCAACTTTAAAAGAAACTCTTGATAATCTGGAAGAAATGATCAAAAAACGTACTGAAGAGATTGAAAAGGCTTACAGGTCATTAAAAGAGAGTGAAAAATGCCTCGCTGAGGCTCAAAAAATAGCCCACCTTGGGAGCTGGAACTGGAATATCGTGAGCAATGAGCTCTACTGGTCTGATGAAATTTACCGGATTTTCGGGCTCAGTCCCCAGGAATTTGGGGCAACTTACGATGCATTTTTGAGTTATGTGCACCCGGAAGATCGGGATTGCGTGAACAACGCCGTTAAGGGGGCACTGGAAGGAAAACCTTACAGCATTGACCACAGGATTATCCTGAAAGGTGGAGAAGAACGGATAGTCCATGAACAGGGTGAGGTTATTTTTGAAAACGGGAATGTCCCTGTCAGGATGGCTGGAATTGTTCAGGACATCACTGAGAGGAAAAAAATTGAAAAAGCCCTGGGGATGGCAAATGCGTATAACCGCAGCCTGATTGAAGTCAGCCTCGATCCTCTTGTCACTATCGGCCCTGACGGAAAAATAACTGATGTAAACAGAGCCACCGAAATTGTCACAGGTTATTTCAGGAGCGAATTGATAGGAACTGATTTCTCGGATTATTTTACAGAGCCTGAGAAGGCAAAAGAAGGATATCAATATGTGTTTCAGAAAGGACTTGTCCGGGACTATCAGCTGGAGATTCGCCATAAACATGGGCATATAACCCCTGTTCTGTATAACGCATCCATATACCGGGATGAAAATGGAAGGGTTACCGGGGTTTTTGCTGCAGCCCGTGATATTACTGAGCTAAAAAAAGCAGAAGAAAAAATTAAGGCACTTGCAAATGCTGTTGAATCGTCAAACGATGCTATAATAACTGGAACCCTTGATGGTACAATTACCAGCTGGAATAAAGGGGCAGAGCAGATTTATGGTTATCTGGCTGAAGAAGTTATGGGGAAAAACGTGTCCATACTTGAACCAGACAACCTTAAAGGGGAAATAAAGCAATTATTTGACAAGATTAAACAGGGAAAAAAAGTCAAACGCTATGAAACATTACGTTTGAAAAAAGACGGTATAGCAGTAAATGTTTCAGTAACTCTTTCCCCGATTTTTGATGTATCAGGAAATCCTGTTGCCTTCAGTGGTATTGCCAGAGATATTACGGAAAAGAAAATTACAGAAAATCTGCTCCATGAAAAACAAATGGCTGAATTTGCAAACCGCACCAAGAGCGAATTTCTTGCAAATATGAGCCACGAACTCAGAACTCCTCTCAATTCAATAATAGGTTTCTCTGACATGCTTTACGAACAGGCATACGGGGAGTTGAATCAGAAACAGTTGAGAGCCATAAGTAATATATCCAACAGTGGAAAGCATCTTCTGAACCTTATCAATGGCATCCTGGATCTTTCCAAAATAGAAGCAAACAAAATGGAGCTTGATTATAAAGAATTTGAGCTTGCTTCCAGTCTTGACCTTATACGGAACATTCTGTCTCCCATAGCAGATAAAAAAAATATTGAAATTGAAACCGGCGTAGACAGCAGCATTTCGAAAATCTGTGCAGATGAGGACAGATTTATCCGGATAATGTTTAACCTTGTAGACAACGCTATAAAGTTCTCTTTTGAAAATAGCCTTGTTAAAATAGGGACAAGAAAAAAAGGAGAGCTTGTAGAAATAACAGTTGAAGATACCGGAATAGGGATAAAAACTGAAGACCAGAATAAACTTTTCAAGCCTTTCAGCCAGGTTAACTCTTTTTCTTCAAAAAAATTCCAGGGCACAGGGCTTGGACTCTCACTTGTTAAGCAGATTGTTAACCTTCACGGAGGTTATGTCTGGTTCAAAAGCGAGCAAGGAAAAGGCAGCACCTTTGCTTTCGCAATTCCAATAACAAAAGGATAG
- a CDS encoding MarR family transcriptional regulator → MDAIEKIFGKTAQMTVLKNLIENQNEPTYLSGIAEATGLSHSSVSRVITPLVASGVVLEKPLGKQIRTFQLNTESEAANLIVDFYKKINQLMD, encoded by the coding sequence ATGGATGCAATAGAAAAAATATTTGGAAAAACCGCACAGATGACAGTCCTTAAGAACCTGATCGAAAACCAGAACGAACCTACTTACCTTTCAGGAATAGCTGAGGCAACCGGGTTGTCCCATTCCAGCGTATCAAGGGTTATCACTCCTCTGGTCGCGTCTGGTGTTGTCCTCGAAAAACCTCTTGGAAAACAGATCCGAACTTTCCAGCTAAACACGGAAAGCGAAGCAGCGAATCTGATAGTAGATTTTTACAAAAAAATCAACCAGTTAATGGATTAA
- a CDS encoding glycoside hydrolase family 130 protein, with product MTWKDRGELFVRYNRNPILTVDDLSYRANSVFNPAAAIVDGKTLLLLRVEDHRGFSHFTVARSKNGIDDWEIDGKPTFFPEPSKYPEEIYGIEDPRITYMDELKMWAIVYTAFSDSGPLPALALTEDFQTFERIGPVAPPDNKDAAIFPVSFNGKWAMLHRPAATGHTLKSNIWISFSPDMKAWGWHQVLFYAREGGWWDAYKIGLSPQPMYTPEGWLIMYHGVRQTTSKISYRLGLALLDLKDPRKVLRRSEGWVFGPHEWYERSGDVNDVVFPCGWVVVDGELRIYYGGADTSVSLASAKMDDIMKYILECPEEQCPVEHCRFFEGHRDRHSNPKKG from the coding sequence ATGACCTGGAAAGATCGTGGAGAACTTTTTGTAAGGTATAATAGAAATCCTATACTTACTGTTGATGACCTGTCATACCGGGCGAATTCTGTTTTTAACCCTGCGGCTGCTATAGTTGACGGTAAAACTCTACTTCTTTTGAGAGTTGAAGACCACAGGGGCTTTTCCCACTTTACAGTAGCCAGGAGTAAAAACGGGATAGACGACTGGGAAATTGACGGCAAACCAACATTTTTTCCTGAGCCTTCAAAGTATCCTGAAGAGATATACGGCATTGAAGACCCTCGTATAACCTACATGGACGAGCTGAAAATGTGGGCTATAGTGTATACGGCTTTTTCGGATTCCGGTCCCCTGCCAGCTCTTGCCCTTACAGAGGATTTCCAGACCTTTGAACGAATAGGACCTGTTGCGCCTCCTGATAATAAGGATGCAGCTATCTTTCCGGTGAGCTTTAACGGGAAGTGGGCAATGCTGCACAGGCCTGCCGCGACCGGGCATACTTTGAAATCCAATATCTGGATCTCGTTTTCTCCGGATATGAAAGCCTGGGGGTGGCATCAGGTTCTTTTCTATGCCCGGGAAGGGGGATGGTGGGATGCCTATAAAATAGGCCTATCCCCGCAGCCGATGTATACACCTGAAGGGTGGCTGATTATGTACCACGGAGTGCGCCAGACAACATCTAAAATCAGTTACCGCCTGGGGCTGGCTCTTCTCGATCTCAAAGACCCGAGAAAAGTTCTACGAAGATCAGAAGGCTGGGTTTTCGGACCTCATGAATGGTATGAACGCAGCGGGGACGTTAATGATGTTGTTTTTCCCTGCGGTTGGGTTGTGGTGGACGGGGAACTCCGCATCTACTATGGAGGCGCGGACACTTCTGTATCCCTTGCAAGTGCAAAAATGGATGATATAATGAAATATATCCTTGAGTGCCCTGAGGAGCAGTGTCCTGTGGAGCACTGCAGATTTTTTGAGGGGCACAGGGACAGACACTCCAACCCTAAAAAAGGATGA
- a CDS encoding amylo-alpha-1,6-glucosidase encodes MSGGRFGADFLSTYEEGIKKEWVIGNGLGGYASSTIIGAGTRTYHGLLVATPENSPGRLLLLSSLDEEISVNEEVYKLAVHKYPDTISPTGFQHLSKFIRYPFPLWVYRPGDFIIKKKVFMIHNSNTTCVLYDITSRREGAVLKIFPLVSSRDFNLTARAGYLSFFQRAGLSGVKLASSTGFTFSISSNLQYHPEPVWYFNLEYDTEMQRGLNFQEDNFNPGWFEGELKEGTSRFFVAASTEDVSSFTLEKVDKLYLREANRQNLLALDSKLIEPFALKLLKATDPFVVKNRSSGENTVIAGYHWYSDWGRDTMISLPGLLLIPYRFEEARSVLNNFSKYCRRGLVPNTFPAFGGDPVYNTVDASLWFIHALNRYFAYTQDFLFLTDVWDTVDEIINFYCDGTDFGIGMDSDYLIRQGPQLTWMDAKVGEWAVTPREGKACEVNALWYSSLKTASYLGILLGEDVSSYETLAAGVASNFEEAFWNPEDDCLFDLIYEDETGSLIKDPAIRPNQIFAVSLPYTMLSPEKEKAIVDRVEKDLLTPFGLRSLSTDHFLYKGQYLGDALTRDTAYHNGTVWPWLLGAFVKAYLKTHGYEDSNVEYMKSILEGFDGHLESAGIGGISEVFDGDYPHAPGGTIAQAWSVAEILRAYVEDVLGIKP; translated from the coding sequence ATGAGCGGGGGCAGATTTGGAGCAGATTTTCTTTCAACGTATGAAGAAGGAATAAAAAAAGAATGGGTTATAGGAAACGGGCTTGGAGGATATGCTTCATCTACAATCATTGGAGCAGGGACGAGGACTTACCACGGTCTGCTTGTAGCAACTCCTGAGAACTCTCCTGGAAGGCTCCTGCTGCTTTCTTCCCTTGATGAGGAAATATCTGTCAACGAAGAAGTTTACAAACTTGCAGTCCATAAATATCCGGACACTATCAGTCCCACAGGTTTCCAACATCTTTCCAAATTCATTCGCTACCCTTTTCCTCTCTGGGTTTACAGGCCCGGGGATTTTATCATTAAGAAAAAAGTCTTTATGATCCATAACAGTAACACGACCTGCGTCCTTTATGACATCACATCCAGAAGAGAAGGGGCTGTGCTGAAAATTTTCCCTCTTGTAAGTTCAAGAGATTTTAATCTTACTGCTCGCGCAGGATACCTGTCTTTCTTCCAGAGAGCCGGGCTTTCGGGAGTGAAACTGGCAAGTTCTACCGGTTTTACTTTCTCCATTTCATCCAATCTTCAGTATCACCCCGAGCCAGTATGGTATTTTAACCTGGAGTACGATACTGAAATGCAGAGGGGGCTTAATTTTCAGGAGGACAATTTCAATCCGGGATGGTTTGAGGGCGAACTCAAAGAAGGGACATCCCGTTTTTTTGTTGCTGCTTCAACAGAAGATGTTTCTTCCTTTACTCTCGAGAAGGTCGATAAACTCTATTTAAGGGAAGCAAACAGGCAAAATCTTCTGGCTCTTGACTCAAAACTTATCGAGCCTTTTGCCCTTAAACTTCTCAAGGCAACTGACCCTTTTGTAGTGAAAAACCGCTCTTCAGGCGAAAACACTGTGATTGCGGGGTATCACTGGTACTCTGATTGGGGAAGAGACACCATGATTTCTCTTCCCGGACTGCTTCTAATTCCTTACCGTTTTGAAGAGGCAAGGTCTGTTCTCAACAATTTTTCTAAATATTGCAGGCGCGGCCTGGTCCCCAATACTTTTCCTGCTTTCGGTGGAGACCCTGTTTACAATACTGTCGATGCGTCGCTATGGTTTATCCATGCTCTTAACCGTTATTTTGCATATACGCAGGACTTTCTTTTCCTTACCGATGTCTGGGACACAGTGGACGAGATCATAAATTTCTATTGTGACGGTACGGACTTCGGGATAGGAATGGACTCTGACTACCTTATCAGGCAGGGTCCTCAATTGACATGGATGGACGCTAAAGTGGGGGAATGGGCGGTGACCCCCAGAGAAGGTAAAGCCTGTGAGGTAAACGCTCTCTGGTATAGCTCCCTTAAAACAGCTTCTTATCTCGGGATACTCCTTGGAGAGGATGTCTCTTCATATGAAACCCTTGCAGCCGGGGTAGCTTCGAATTTTGAGGAAGCTTTTTGGAATCCTGAGGATGACTGCCTCTTTGACCTCATATACGAGGACGAAACCGGAAGCCTGATCAAAGACCCTGCAATCCGCCCCAACCAGATCTTTGCAGTCTCGCTCCCCTATACAATGCTTTCACCAGAAAAAGAAAAAGCGATCGTGGACAGGGTCGAAAAAGACCTTCTCACTCCTTTCGGGCTCAGAAGCCTGTCAACAGATCACTTCCTGTATAAAGGACAGTATCTCGGAGACGCCTTAACCAGGGACACAGCCTATCATAACGGGACAGTCTGGCCCTGGCTCCTCGGGGCTTTTGTAAAAGCTTACCTGAAGACCCACGGCTATGAGGACAGTAACGTAGAATACATGAAGTCTATTCTCGAAGGTTTTGACGGACACCTTGAATCGGCAGGTATAGGCGGCATTTCCGAGGTATTTGATGGGGACTACCCGCATGCTCCGGGAGGAACAATTGCCCAGGCGTGGAGTGTTGCAGAAATTCTAAGGGCATATGTGGAGGATGTACTCGGGATAAAGCCCTGA
- a CDS encoding iron-containing alcohol dehydrogenase — protein sequence MIEKMTYTYLNPKIALMGPGCVNGIGTHAKDLGGTKALIVSGKSRHGKELAADIRRILERAGIEAAIFPGADPNPTDTSVMEGADIYRKENCNMIVAVGGGSPMDCAKAIGIVVYNGGRINDYEGVGKVTRGIPPLITVNTTAGTASEMTSFTIITDTERHIKMAIVDPRITPDVAVNDPELMVSMPPALTAATGMDALTHAVEAYVSTMATPTTDAAAIKAIELISKYLPEAVLHGEDIRARDMMAHAEYLAGIAFNNASLGYVHSMAHQLGGFYDLPHGVCNAILLPYVEMYNKQVCPERFADIAKAMGEKVEGLSPDEAADKAIDAIKKLAAEIGIPSGLKELGAREEDLELLAENAMQDVCRLTNPRELSKEDIIEIYRKAL from the coding sequence ATGATAGAAAAGATGACATACACTTACCTGAACCCAAAGATAGCCCTGATGGGACCTGGATGTGTAAACGGGATCGGCACGCATGCAAAAGACCTGGGGGGTACGAAAGCCCTGATAGTTTCAGGCAAGAGCAGGCATGGGAAAGAGCTTGCAGCGGATATTCGCAGAATTCTTGAACGTGCGGGGATAGAAGCAGCAATCTTTCCGGGAGCAGACCCGAACCCTACCGATACTTCAGTTATGGAAGGGGCAGACATTTACAGGAAAGAAAACTGTAACATGATAGTTGCTGTCGGAGGCGGGAGCCCTATGGACTGTGCAAAGGCAATCGGCATTGTGGTATATAATGGAGGAAGGATAAATGATTACGAAGGAGTGGGTAAAGTTACCAGAGGAATTCCTCCTCTTATCACGGTAAACACGACAGCGGGCACTGCGAGCGAGATGACCAGTTTTACAATTATTACTGATACTGAAAGGCACATCAAAATGGCTATCGTCGACCCCCGGATCACACCTGATGTGGCGGTTAACGACCCCGAACTGATGGTCAGCATGCCGCCAGCACTTACGGCTGCAACAGGGATGGATGCTCTGACCCATGCTGTAGAAGCTTATGTTTCTACCATGGCTACCCCGACTACCGATGCGGCTGCCATAAAAGCAATAGAGCTTATATCAAAATACCTGCCCGAAGCCGTCCTCCACGGGGAAGATATACGGGCCAGGGACATGATGGCACACGCAGAATATCTTGCAGGCATTGCTTTCAACAATGCAAGTCTTGGGTATGTTCATTCCATGGCTCATCAGCTCGGAGGCTTTTATGACCTCCCGCATGGGGTCTGCAATGCCATCCTCCTGCCTTATGTGGAGATGTATAACAAGCAGGTTTGCCCTGAACGTTTTGCAGACATCGCAAAGGCAATGGGAGAAAAAGTTGAGGGATTGAGCCCGGACGAGGCAGCGGATAAAGCAATAGATGCAATCAAAAAGCTTGCAGCAGAAATCGGAATTCCTTCAGGCCTGAAAGAGCTCGGGGCAAGAGAAGAAGACCTTGAACTTCTGGCTGAAAATGCCATGCAGGACGTCTGCCGCCTTACAAATCCAAGAGAACTCTCAAAAGAAGATATCATCGAGATTTACAGAAAAGCCCTGTGA
- a CDS encoding LURP-one-related/scramblase family protein, which produces MRLFGSRGGSEGEKGHIYKMHEKLVSIGDDYWIEDETGERAYHVDGKALRIRNTLILKDLRGNELYKIQEKLLRIRDTMNIKNADDSLAATVKKDLINILRDKWKVEIPEEPDMEIKGNILDHEYEIESEGRKIAEVSKKWFRIRDSYGVEIEPGQDNALILAIAASLDQMAHD; this is translated from the coding sequence ATGAGATTATTTGGGAGCCGTGGAGGCTCTGAAGGGGAGAAAGGACACATCTATAAAATGCATGAAAAGCTTGTTTCCATAGGAGACGATTACTGGATAGAGGATGAAACTGGAGAGCGGGCGTACCATGTTGATGGAAAGGCACTACGCATCCGCAACACCCTCATTCTCAAAGATCTGCGTGGAAATGAACTTTATAAAATTCAGGAAAAATTACTCCGTATCAGGGATACGATGAATATCAAGAATGCGGATGACAGCCTTGCTGCAACAGTTAAAAAAGACCTCATTAATATTCTGCGAGACAAATGGAAAGTTGAAATTCCAGAGGAGCCTGATATGGAAATAAAAGGCAATATCCTGGACCACGAGTATGAAATTGAGTCTGAAGGAAGAAAAATCGCAGAAGTTTCAAAAAAATGGTTCCGCATCCGGGACTCGTATGGAGTAGAGATTGAGCCCGGGCAGGACAATGCACTTATCCTGGCAATTGCCGCCTCTCTTGACCAGATGGCACATGATTGA
- a CDS encoding AI-2E family transporter: MVKGRSGDVNINTNAISTPARVLIYSTAAVLLTIGMKAISSILMPIFFSIFSYLIFAPLVRWLMRKRVPGKISVVLVILVFIFVFVGTTLLFANSLLQLSGRIPNYENQLTSILNSISIYLPEAGVSVESVLRDIAAFAFNVSGDIISGALNAGSTIALIVITTTFLLLDSAGAPVKIQKEGENQPVHISQYTELSRTVINYMLLRTETNLLGGIGTAILLLAGGIDFAVLWGLLFFLFGYIPYLGFYLAAIPPMLLGLFEYGLIGAVGVLVGITIINALVENVIFPSLAGKGLKLSPTLVFLSLFYWSFVLGAAGALIAVPLTIVVKIILESSEETRMIAKLMESSGTRDLDEKSTEENISE, encoded by the coding sequence ATGGTGAAGGGACGTTCAGGAGATGTAAACATAAATACAAATGCCATTTCAACACCAGCCAGAGTTCTGATTTACAGCACTGCTGCGGTTCTCCTTACAATTGGCATGAAGGCTATTTCAAGCATACTCATGCCGATTTTTTTCTCGATATTTTCTTATCTAATCTTTGCCCCTCTGGTCCGCTGGCTTATGAGGAAAAGAGTCCCCGGAAAGATAAGCGTAGTTCTGGTTATCCTTGTTTTCATTTTTGTTTTTGTCGGAACCACACTTCTGTTTGCGAACTCTTTACTCCAGCTCAGTGGCAGGATTCCAAACTATGAGAACCAGCTGACAAGTATCCTGAACAGTATTTCAATATATTTGCCTGAAGCCGGAGTTTCCGTAGAATCGGTCCTGCGCGATATTGCAGCTTTTGCGTTCAACGTATCCGGGGATATTATTTCAGGAGCTCTGAATGCAGGATCAACAATTGCGCTCATTGTTATCACGACAACGTTCTTACTTCTGGATTCTGCAGGTGCGCCCGTGAAAATCCAAAAAGAAGGGGAAAACCAGCCAGTCCATATTTCACAGTATACCGAATTGAGCAGAACCGTCATAAATTACATGCTCTTGAGAACCGAGACCAATTTGCTTGGAGGCATCGGAACTGCCATACTTCTTCTTGCCGGGGGCATAGATTTTGCTGTTCTCTGGGGCCTCCTTTTCTTCCTGTTCGGGTATATACCTTACCTGGGCTTTTATCTGGCAGCCATTCCACCCATGCTTCTTGGTCTGTTCGAATACGGGCTTATAGGGGCAGTTGGTGTCCTTGTCGGCATCACTATTATCAACGCGCTCGTAGAAAATGTCATTTTCCCGTCTCTTGCAGGAAAAGGCCTTAAACTATCTCCCACACTCGTATTTCTGTCTCTGTTTTACTGGTCCTTCGTACTGGGAGCTGCGGGCGCGCTTATTGCAGTACCTCTTACGATAGTTGTGAAGATAATTCTGGAGAGCTCGGAAGAGACACGCATGATAGCAAAGTTGATGGAATCAAGCGGGACCAGAGATCTGGATGAAAAAAGCACAGAAGAGAATATCTCTGAGTGA
- a CDS encoding DUF1269 domain-containing protein: MATITVLKFETADGAEKALDVVKDLSKQHLINLHDAAIVTWPQGKKKPKTEQLTSLTGAGTLSGAFWGMLFGLIFFVPILGLAVGATVGALTGSMADIGIDDDFIRSIRSKVTEGTSALFLMTSDAVQDRVAEVSKGMKFELIASNLSREEEDKLRAVFAEE; this comes from the coding sequence ATGGCAACAATAACCGTTCTGAAGTTTGAAACCGCAGATGGAGCGGAAAAAGCTCTTGATGTTGTAAAGGATTTGAGCAAGCAGCATCTGATAAACCTTCATGATGCCGCCATAGTCACCTGGCCTCAGGGGAAGAAGAAGCCAAAAACAGAACAGCTGACCAGTTTAACCGGTGCGGGGACATTGAGCGGTGCTTTCTGGGGGATGCTTTTCGGGCTGATCTTTTTTGTTCCTATACTGGGCCTTGCCGTAGGGGCTACAGTCGGAGCCCTCACAGGTTCCATGGCAGATATTGGAATCGATGATGATTTCATCCGTTCAATCCGAAGCAAAGTAACCGAAGGAACTTCAGCCCTCTTTTTAATGACAAGTGATGCCGTACAGGACAGAGTCGCTGAAGTCTCCAAAGGAATGAAATTTGAACTTATCGCTTCCAACCTTTCCAGGGAAGAAGAGGATAAGCTGCGTGCAGTTTTCGCCGAAGAGTAA
- a CDS encoding YqhA family protein, whose protein sequence is MKIVRFIAGMHFFVLIPVIGLAIAACILFIKGGVDIVHFIWELITGMTETYPEGENVIVELVETVHLFLVGTVLFLTSFGLYQLFIQPLPLPGWLKVNNIEELELNLVGLTIVVLGVNFLSVIFEPEGENLAIYGIGYALPIAALSYFMGVRSRVTKQSSREEECLKEIGEAISSNSESSWLSKEKKD, encoded by the coding sequence GTGAAAATAGTGAGATTTATTGCAGGTATGCATTTCTTCGTACTCATTCCGGTTATAGGGCTGGCAATTGCTGCCTGCATTCTGTTTATTAAAGGAGGCGTTGATATTGTTCATTTCATCTGGGAACTGATTACAGGAATGACAGAAACATATCCTGAGGGAGAAAATGTTATTGTTGAACTTGTGGAAACTGTCCATCTATTCCTGGTCGGTACAGTCCTTTTCCTTACTTCTTTTGGGCTCTACCAGTTGTTCATCCAGCCGCTTCCTTTGCCGGGATGGTTAAAAGTAAATAATATTGAGGAGCTGGAGTTAAACCTTGTTGGACTAACCATTGTTGTACTGGGAGTTAATTTCCTGAGCGTGATTTTTGAACCTGAGGGAGAAAATCTCGCTATTTATGGAATAGGTTATGCCTTACCAATCGCAGCTCTGTCTTATTTTATGGGTGTGCGTTCACGTGTAACTAAACAGAGCAGCAGGGAAGAAGAGTGCCTTAAAGAGATAGGAGAGGCGATTTCCTCGAACAGTGAATCTAGCTGGTTATCGAAAGAAAAAAAGGATTGA